The Methanomethylovorans hollandica DSM 15978 genome includes a region encoding these proteins:
- a CDS encoding flagellar protein G, with the protein MVDLPKVDRKVLTTGQFSKLFADVTGETAITHMIFFIAAVVIAMGVVAVLSVNIQSLTGATHSESKVLSDQIRTDITIINDPEIVPYDSFGKRYTFYAKNTGSSELNTEFITVLVDGMLIEPADMQVSIIDGDVLWRPGNVLVVNVTMSLSLGPGDHRVMIAAENGKSGYMSFKTRT; encoded by the coding sequence ATGGTCGATCTTCCCAAAGTTGACAGAAAAGTACTCACTACAGGGCAATTTAGCAAGTTATTTGCAGACGTTACAGGTGAAACTGCTATTACTCATATGATATTCTTCATAGCAGCTGTTGTCATAGCCATGGGAGTTGTTGCTGTGCTTTCCGTCAACATCCAGTCGCTTACGGGAGCTACACATTCAGAAAGTAAGGTCCTATCCGATCAGATTCGCACAGATATTACGATAATAAATGACCCGGAAATAGTACCTTACGACAGTTTCGGAAAACGTTATACCTTTTATGCAAAGAACACAGGAAGTTCAGAGCTTAATACAGAGTTTATTACCGTCCTGGTGGATGGAATGCTCATAGAGCCTGCGGATATGCAGGTCAGCATAATAGACGGGGACGTCTTATGGCGTCCAGGGAATGTGCTGGTTGTCAATGTAACAATGTCATTGTCTCTTGGTCCCGGAGATCATCGTGTTATGATAGCTGCTGAAAATGGAAAGAGTGGCTACATGAGCTTTAAAACAAGAACGTGA
- a CDS encoding ATPase domain-containing protein — protein MADVYSFSITRDEFNDKLGGGFPSGSFVVIEGGSGGGKSTITQRLTYGFIENKTSVTLVSTQLTTKGFINQMYSLDYPIAPYLLNGTLLYIPVIPLVQAAKSRLDFVERLMSAEELFDKDVIIIDTISSLIKYSANIEKSLDLISFFKKLNGIGKVIILTIEPSQLSEEITSMFRSSCDIYITLKSRPMANEVKRTVVVNKFTGAKGPVGQIIGFRIEPKVGLVVEIASVS, from the coding sequence TTGGCAGATGTTTATTCATTCAGTATTACAAGAGACGAGTTCAATGACAAGCTGGGGGGAGGTTTTCCATCGGGTTCATTTGTCGTGATAGAAGGTGGTAGCGGAGGGGGAAAAAGTACCATTACCCAGCGTCTGACATATGGGTTTATAGAGAACAAGACCAGTGTAACTCTGGTCTCTACACAGCTTACTACCAAAGGATTCATAAACCAGATGTATTCTCTTGATTATCCTATTGCTCCTTATCTTCTGAACGGGACCCTGCTCTACATACCCGTCATTCCTCTTGTTCAGGCTGCGAAATCCAGGCTGGACTTTGTTGAAAGACTGATGAGCGCAGAAGAACTCTTCGATAAAGATGTGATCATAATAGACACAATATCATCTCTTATCAAATACAGCGCAAATATTGAAAAAAGCCTGGACCTTATTTCCTTTTTCAAGAAACTGAATGGCATAGGCAAAGTGATCATTCTGACAATAGAACCCAGCCAGCTCAGTGAAGAAATAACTTCCATGTTCAGGTCAAGTTGTGATATATATATCACGCTGAAGTCCAGACCCATGGCCAATGAGGTCAAGAGAACTGTAGTTGTCAATAAGTTCACTGGTGCTAAGGGGCCTGTAGGACAGATCATAGGTTTCAGGATCGAACCCAAAGTTGGTCTGGTAGTGGAGATAGCTTCTGTTTCATGA
- a CDS encoding type II/IV secretion system ATPase subunit, protein MDADFQKAIQRNPHLGEYIDKFKKEKGQDAEPQFLVSLSKDIESDNINIILPVGDPIFIHIYGTPEMGEIKYYAIEPGLSEKEKKKYDIIMSLILEKSAQEPIPQSETELKELITKLLNSSIEVGVGGDLKDGKQGPGVIQKLIPVKKKVALNQQEYNKILYYIERNIIGSGPIEPIIRDPYLEDIHSIGVSGVFIVHKIFGMLQTDITFGDEAGLDSWLRSMSERIGRPVSDARPIADGALPDGSRINIIYSPDISRRGSSFTMRKFMEVPVSVVQLIKWGALSAEMAAYMWICLENGQSIFFSGETASGKTTMLNACLCFVNPKAKIYTAEDTAEVQPPQPVWQQLITREDGPVDSRVDTFVLLKAALRSRPNYIIVGEIRGVEGAVAFQGMQTGHPVMATFHASAVSKMIQRLTGDPINVPVTFIDNLNVAMILSAVYRKGKFLRRCLAIEELEGYYKEAGGVVTRAVFQWDPETDRHNFRGLNNSFILENRIAVKLGYDDKRKIYQDLFLRARILNEMRSRGIEEYYEVLDLIINFYKHGIEGLPFSV, encoded by the coding sequence ATGGATGCTGATTTCCAGAAAGCTATACAAAGGAATCCTCATCTTGGTGAGTATATAGATAAATTCAAGAAAGAAAAAGGTCAGGATGCAGAGCCGCAGTTTCTTGTAAGTCTTTCAAAGGACATTGAAAGTGATAATATCAATATCATCCTTCCTGTGGGGGATCCTATATTCATCCACATTTATGGAACTCCTGAAATGGGTGAAATAAAATACTATGCCATAGAACCCGGTCTTTCGGAGAAAGAAAAGAAGAAATATGATATTATCATGAGCCTTATCCTGGAAAAATCTGCACAGGAGCCGATACCACAATCAGAAACGGAGCTTAAAGAACTGATCACTAAACTATTGAACAGCTCAATAGAAGTGGGTGTGGGAGGCGATCTCAAAGATGGGAAGCAAGGGCCAGGTGTTATTCAAAAACTTATTCCGGTGAAGAAAAAAGTAGCATTGAACCAACAGGAGTATAATAAAATCCTTTATTATATTGAAAGGAATATCATTGGTTCAGGTCCCATCGAACCTATTATCAGGGATCCGTATCTTGAGGATATCCACAGCATAGGTGTAAGTGGTGTTTTTATTGTTCACAAGATATTCGGTATGCTTCAGACAGATATCACTTTTGGGGATGAGGCAGGTCTTGATAGCTGGTTGCGCAGTATGAGTGAACGGATAGGCCGACCTGTAAGCGATGCTCGTCCTATTGCTGACGGTGCCCTTCCGGATGGTTCGCGTATTAACATCATCTACAGTCCGGATATCAGCCGCAGAGGCAGCAGTTTCACAATGCGTAAGTTCATGGAAGTCCCTGTGAGCGTTGTCCAGCTCATAAAATGGGGTGCTCTCAGTGCCGAGATGGCAGCTTATATGTGGATATGTCTGGAGAACGGGCAAAGTATTTTCTTCAGTGGTGAAACAGCAAGTGGTAAGACCACAATGCTGAATGCATGTCTATGTTTTGTAAATCCTAAAGCTAAGATCTACACGGCAGAAGATACGGCAGAAGTGCAGCCCCCACAGCCTGTATGGCAACAGCTGATCACACGTGAGGATGGTCCCGTGGATTCCAGGGTAGACACTTTTGTACTGCTGAAAGCTGCGCTGCGTTCAAGGCCTAACTATATCATAGTAGGTGAGATCCGTGGGGTGGAAGGAGCAGTAGCTTTCCAGGGTATGCAGACCGGACACCCTGTGATGGCAACTTTTCATGCATCAGCAGTGAGCAAGATGATACAGCGTCTTACAGGTGATCCCATAAATGTACCTGTAACCTTCATTGATAACCTTAATGTTGCTATGATCCTTTCTGCAGTGTACAGGAAAGGTAAATTCCTTAGGCGTTGCCTTGCTATTGAGGAGCTGGAAGGATATTATAAAGAAGCTGGTGGTGTGGTCACTAGGGCTGTTTTCCAATGGGACCCCGAGACTGACAGACACAATTTCAGAGGCCTTAACAACAGCTTTATTCTGGAAAACAGAATAGCCGTCAAATTGGGTTATGATGACAAGCGCAAGATATACCAGGATCTGTTCTTACGTGCAAGGATATTGAATGAAATGCGCTCCAGGGGCATAGAGGAATATTATGAGGTACTGGACTTGATAATCAATTTCTATAAACATGGCATTGAAGGAT